In Oryza sativa Japonica Group chromosome 8, ASM3414082v1, the sequence CTGGGtcaacgtgggacccacgtgggcccccgTATGTCAGTAGCTAGCactttcttccttctcttctcctctcttcccaATCCCCTCTAGGGCGACGACCAACGGGAAGGACGGCGCGATGGGTGAGATTTTGTTGGCGCTGTCTCCTCTCCCCATCCCCTGATGCTGAGGAGACGTCACCAACAGAGCGACTGAGGGGGTGATTGATGGTGACGAGCAGTTTACACAGCTCTCGGATCAACCGCGAGTAGTGCTCTCTGTTGTCGTTGTTGTCGTCGCTGCTGGCCCCACCATGGCAATGGAAACTCGAGCAACGAAGTGAATCAAAGGTCGGAGGTGGAAGATGGTGGTCGTCGACGTAGAAGATGATGGTGGCCGTTGACGTAGAAGATGACGGTGCCGTCCACGTAGAAGATGACGGTGGCAGGGGTCCAGGTGATGGCATAGGAGTGGGCGGCGACTATGGGGTCATCGAAGGAGAGGAGGTAGCGCTCCTCATTGGCACGGGTGGTGCTATCGTTGCCTCCATCTTCGCCCCTTCCCCAGCCAACGATGGGGCATGGAGGAAATAGATGGGAGATGGGGAAtagatggagagagaggggaggctAGAGGTGGAGAGAGGCCTTACATGTGAGCCCCActcgccacgtcagctaaaaccgtgTGTATACTGCTTGAGACCTCTGGCATACCACTTTTCCAAGTTGAGGAACTTGTTATATTTGGTATTATGGTTTGATGACGAAATTCAAACTCGGCCACAAGttgagtgaacttattccataaaAATTTAGGACCATCTGAGTATATATCATTGGACGGATTTTTTTCCCACGAAAATCAGATGAATGTAACTACAGTACAATTATGCTCGTAACTAGCATGTAAAGTGTCATATAGATACACAAAAATGCTCGTAGCTTAGTGGGATAGGCGTGTGTTGGGGATTGCGGGATCGAGTCCTTTGCCTTGTGATTTTAAATTTGTGTGATTTTAACTAATTTCAACTAGTAAATTTGATGACAGGTGTATATATTATGCCTTGAAGAGGACTCGAACCTCCACACTCTTTAGCAGGCCGAATCGGGCCACCACTTGGGATGGGAATGGCTCTTTCGGATAATGCAAATCGAAGCTATTTTGATGTGTGAGCCTATATGACATagaaaaaggttaaaaaaaaacgtTTGATTCTCTTTTCCCTATTCAATTACACGGAAGACATAACTGTAAGTGTATCTCATAACATTAGCTTATAAGCTGTAGATAAATTCATATTTTGGAGCCTAATTTTAAGCTGGGTTGAGCCAATTAAGAGCATCTATTAAAGCATGGCTAAATTATGTTCCCAAAATGCCCATACGTCTAGCTAGCCAaaagattatattttttaaatttttatatttgaaacGGACTCTCCAATTCCAACTCTACATATGGTACAGCAAAGAGCaatacttcttccgtttcacaatgtaagtcattctattatttcccatattcatattgatattaatgaatctaaatagatatatatatctagattcattaacatcaatataaatatgagaaatgctagaatgacttacattgtaaaacggagggagtacatcctTGATCGAGAGGCGAACTTGGAAAAACCAAACACaaaatccaaaaatcatggGTCAGATTTggggggcttttaactatttgccccTCTTACGAGTGGTGCTTAACGATTTACCACTAGAcctacatgtcatagacacatgagggcccatATGTTATAGACACggtgtggcaaatcgttaattgccatgtcacaagagtggcaaatagttaaatttccccagATTTGGCGTATTCAATTTTCTATTCTACAATGTTTTGGAGTGACAAACGATCACCCAAAAAATCACAATCACAAATCTCTGAAGAGCAATCACTGAAACAACCATAGATGTGTGTATTTGTGTTTGTGGTTGAGGAGTGGAGCTTCAGGAGGCCAACAATTGCGTCGCCTTCAGGCTTCTTCTCCATGCCACACATGACACACCCATGCCCTCGTTGCAATCCAGCGTCGCTGCGCCAGGAGACGAGGCGACCACCTGTGAAGAGACGCACTTCAGAAACGGGAACATGTTCAGGAAACGGATCAGGTATTCAGGCCTAGACATTCAgcacatttttttatatatactccAACAGGTTTAGAACAGTTTCAATTCACAAAAGCAAGGAGCAGCAACAACAGGAGCATCAAgtcatgtactccctctgttccataatAGGTTCATTTTTAGCTCTTATTTGTCCCAAAAATAGTTTATTTTATTAAGTAATTATTGCATCAGAATTTATAAAAGTAGAAGTATAGTATAAATGTATTGGAAGTAGATAAAGAGAAGAATCATTGTATTATGATTTGATAAAGTGGGGATATTATAGTATTTTAGGTTTTGTATTGATATGTGTTGGATGagtgaaaaatgaacttattttaggacagagtgAGTACTTCTTAATAGATCCACTCTTGGATGAAGATTGATCTGATTATATTAGAGTGGAGAGGTAAAATGAGCCAAAATAATTTAGGGGCTTAAAGTGATCCAATAAAATTGTTCAGGAGAGTAAAATATTTTGTATTAATAAAAGCTTTTCTGTGTAAAAACGTAAGCATGGATTAAAAACATTAGAAATGGCCAAAATAACATGTTAAATGATCTAGATCTATGAAAAAGATATTAAATTGGACTAAATCTCTCTGTCCAAACTCCAAACTAAACCTAGAAATTGACATACATCTAATACTACCCTTAAGGCATCCATAATGTTCGGCATAAGATAGACCTTAAACTCTAAAAGCAACTAGGGACTatttagatcccaccctaaaattttacagcatgtcacattgaacgtttgaacacctgcatgaagtattaaatatagtctaaaaaataactaattgcatagattgTGACTACTTTgtgagacgaatattttaagattaattgctccatgatttgacaatatgatgctacagtaaacatgtgctaatgacggtttaattaggcttaataaattcgtctcgcggtttactgacagatattgtaattagtttttctattagtgcccaaacaccccatgcgacaccatatataatacccgatatgacacgccaaaaccttttacccctggatctaaacacccccttataTATTGTGATATATTGTGGAACAGTTTGCAAGTGACCTTAAGGGTGAAAAGAAATCAATAATATTTGACTCTCTTCCCTCCAAGTCTCTCACCAGCAAAAAGTAGTACTCCAAGGTGTGATGCatagtaagattttttttaattgtgtgGGACCCAGTTTAGTGTTTTTCTTTGCCacgtactctctctgtcccttAACATAGGGATGTTGATATTTTGAttatactgtttgaccattcgtcttattaaaaaaaaattagaattaatatttacttttttgacttactttattatccaaagtattttaagcacaacttttcattttttatatttgcacaatttttttgaataagacaaatgatcaaacagcacaagcaaaatgtcaaaatcccttatgttgacggagggagtactatagtaCATTGCAACAATTACCATATAGCTAAAGTTAGACCCAGCTTATGGCTCAATAAGACTTTATACATCTAAAATAACAAATAGCCATAAAGGCATCATATTCATAATTGAAGGAGCCCCTCCTATTATTTTCAACCCAGACTCGTCATTTGCCTGTTTTACATTATATGATTCATAATGGTGGCGTCATGTTCCAAAGTTGCAACTATTATCACTTTCACTACAGAGGCTAATCAGTCCTTGAACCCCGATGCTACAGTGGCACGTACTGGAGAGTAGTACTTTATATTTTCTCTTAATTTGCTTGGAATATTTTTGGATTTCGTACATGTAAGTCTTTGCAATTATTTTAATATGCGTATCCAAGCACGATACATTAATAAACTAATTGACTAATTATACACTAGCTGTAAAGCTAGTGCATTAACCTGGATTGGAAGCTTAGACCTAGCTTTTCTTAAGGTCTAACCGTCCAACAACATACACATGCATGTGGAGACAAATATGTCAAATGGATTGTACTAGTACATGTATGACCCCTTTAACCATTTGAAAATAGGagttagcattttttttaaattatgaAATGTCACTTATGTTATACTCCTATACTCCATAACACCTCATGCAGTTAGAGCTGCTTGGACATACAATGATTACCTTATAGCTATGATTATTTGTCGAATTAgttgatgcatgcatgtggtgTGCATGCACACATGAAGTCATGAACAATTTGTCAATCAGATGCAGGGTACTAGTAGAAACCAACATGTGTCGTGCGCCCTGgtttttttgtttcttcttttttttaaagcttttcttttcttctttggtGCCATCGAAATGATTTTTAAATATTTCCAACATCTTGTAGGAGCTCAAAAAAATAatccaaatttataaaatttatatccTTCCAACTGTTTTCAAAATCCTGCATTTCAATCCTTGCAAAAGAAACCCTGCATTTCATCGCTTTCTCCgtgtataaatataaaatattttttgaacgACTATAAATTTAAAAGATGTTTGTCTATAAGTTGAAATTTGTGGTTTCAAGACATGTTTTTACCATTCCTCATCTACCAACTTTATACTACCCCTTCCCAAACTAAAGTTTGTAGTTTATTCCTCACCTGCCAATTTATGTgcaaatttatttttctaacTACATGTCTTATGTTATAACTTGTTGTGTCAAtaatttctcattttttttaaaaaataatactatgATTTCCTAGGATTCGTTCTTATAGCAAAGCAAAGATAGAAAATATGTCGTTTTGTACGCATATGCTTCCAAAACAGCtaaatgatatgttttttttggcaaaaatatCCATTAAGAAAGTTGCTtgaaaaaaccatattaatccattttaagttgaaagtaataaatacttaattaatcatgtattgATGGCTCAACTCATTTTGCGCATCTTCTtaatcttatttttttatttcaaacacaaccttagggcccctttgatttggaggaaaaacatagaaattttgaAGGATTTCAATTCTATAGGAAAAATTCTATGAATGCCTTTGAAATagaggattgaatcctatccaatttttgaaattcatatggaatagaaaatcctatagagattttgaaaGAAACTTAGCAATAGCTTAAAGCTCTTAGAAAATTTCCTTTAGTCTATCTCTCGCATCcgattcttgtgtttttttacggtcattcttgtattttttctatgttttgaATCATTTGTTTTACACTTTCATTCCTGTTAGAAccatatgtttttcttatttctttgttttttttcattcctacgattccAGGAGCCCTTATACTACTCCGTATTTAAGGAAGAATAGTAGAGTAAGGGCAAGTGCTATAATGCTAGATGTATTGCCCCTAAACATGCCACATAAGATTGAATGATGAGGTGGAAGAAATAAGTGATCAAAGAGAAGGTGAGCCACCCCTCATGCGAGgggcaacctccacacaaacCCGAAGGAAAAGGAGATGAAAGGAAGAGTAGATtagacaaacaaataaaataaaattatttgggTTAGTATGCTAGAGGTAGTTGTAGATGTGATgtattgtactccctctgtcccataatataagggattttggatggatgtgacacattataGTACAATGATTATAGAGAGACAGTTTGTCCAGATTCCCTacaatctcttatattatgggacgaagagagtataTATCATCTCTTATTTTAAATAGATAAAATAGATATGGCAGCCACCCCTTCTATAAGATTTGCCCTAACTCTTTGGTTAAGTTAAAAAGGACATCTACTCATAAACAACTGTTAATCACCATTTGATTGGGATCATCAATTACATCTGTCAGGAGGGTGTCTCCTCGTCAGAAAATGCAGATTGGATTCGACGCCGACCTGCCTTCCGCTGCTGCTTTTCGAGATTGTCGACATGACCACATGTAAACAAAGGCTGTGGCCTTGTTTAGATTCTTCGGGTTATTAAATAGCCCTTCGAAATCTTGCTATTTAAgattattaaacgtagattatcgATAAAACTGATTCCATAATCCCTTGGCtattttgtgagacgaatctaattatgtatattaattcatgattagcagctgattactgtagcaaatcatggattaatatatctcgttagattcgtctcgcaaaatagcctagtggttatggaataggttttgtcagtaatctacgtttaatactcttaAATAACGAGATTCCAGAGGGCTATTTAATAACCCTCCGGATCCAAATAGGgcctgtgtttagttggatccaaagtttagattttggttgaaattggagatggtGTGACTaaaaaattgtgtgtgtatgacatgttgatgtgatggaaaaggactgaagtttggatccaaactttgaatctaaacacagctaAAATCGATGCTTGTGCATTATACAAGCTCATAAAtgcaagaaaaagaaagatgaGAGATGCAATGCAAGATGCTGCGGACAgcagcaagaaaaaaaacaggttTTCCGGTGACGACAGATTCCCAACAAACTCCGATAATCAATTCAGAAAACATCGGCCCGTGTGGGAGAAGCTCAAGTGAGTAGGTAGAGGGTGAGGACCTAAAAAAAACTGGATTTTCTacttattaatttatttttaaatgtagAAATCTATAGttgaagatttttttaaaaaaactgcaGCAGCCAGAGTTCACCAAATATGGCCGTCCTTTCAACGGAAGgagataaatttaaattttaaaactaaatttgACATTTATTTTAGGGTATTGTTATTATACTTTATTTTACTTATTGTCTTTAAAAGCTAAGGacatatttataaaagttttactaacATAACCAATATATCTATATCTTCTATATATAGTTACAGCTTCTAAACATCTAAAACTCAACATACAAATATAGTAATTATTAGTATCTTAAAACTTAACATGCAAGAATACCACGCCAACCCACCAAATATCTAAAGTTTAATGTATAAATATAGCAATTATAAccataatttattatattataaaactcAACATACTtacatgctaaatcatcattttGATGCTTGATAAAAACCGTCTCATGTTTGCTTGGTCTCTAAATTTCTTCCAAATGGAATTATTCTAAGTTGAATTCATATTAGTTGTACTTCACAGCAGTAAGATATGCGTTAAATATTGATCATGCGGTTAAGTAGATTTTACATTTATATGCTCCCACATATACATTGATAGAATTCGTATGTACGAGTTCTAGAATCAAATCCATCGATTCATGGTATACCACAACAAACCGCAGAGTATAACTACTGCCAAACGATGTGATCAGAAAGCACTGACGGAGGCCGCCACCGAGCAGGTAGGGGTAGGGCGACCATCCAGgctccgccgctgccaccgctaccctttttactaataaatattattaatatatagtatAAAACTTGATCGATCACCGTGAAACACCGTGCTGGCTCCACCAGGACCATCACTgccaagaagaagaggagagtgATAGAAAGAGAAagcgagggaggagagagagagacatgaaGGAagctcagagagagagaggccctgtttggcacagctccagagctcagccaaacagtttcagctccaccaaaactgggagtggagttgggtggagctctctcacaaaatgtactagagttgtggagctgggtttaggcagctccacaactccactccaaacttaactcctggagttatatttaggagttggagttaTACCAAACTggcccagagagagagagagttttgCATTTGCAACTCTCTCCTGTACTTCTCTCTCTATACAACAACTACTCCTCGACTGGACTCGGTCCAAGAGACCACATACCCCCAACgaccctcctcccctcccccctcctctccccctcgccGAGATATATTTTCCCCTCGGCGGcgactcctcctccacctcgtgagctcgccttcggccgccgcctctGCGCCTCGCAGATCCCCACCCGCGACCGAGCGAGCTGGTGCCGCATCGGTATCGCATCCCGGTGAGCAGCGTCCACCTGACACGATTTTCCTCCAGTTTTGCTCGCGTTAATTTCTCTTCTAGACCTTGGATGGGAGCCCTTTTTCTCTTAATTTGTGACAGCCTTGTTCCACCCCCAAAAGGCGCTTGGCATGTTAGATCCGTCGTCCCTGGCTGACTATATGATTCTTTCTGTGATTCTTGATTGGAACTGTGATTAGTGTAAAATATGCCATTCTTGGCTTGTTTGAATTGCCTGTTCTTTGCATTGAATGATGATTCTAATCATTGTGATTGATTGATGCATGATGGTTCATTGATTCTGCTGCAGTTCATCTTCTGGCTGGACGAATTCAATTCacggacggtggtggtggtggtgttgactagggatttatttttttaccattGGCGGCTCGGCTGCATCCCCAAGTGAAGAAGAGAATTCGTACATGATTCCGCTAAACAGGAGGGCGAGTCAGACTAGGGGTGGTAGATCTCGATGCCCTTTCTTTCTCTTTGGTTATTTACTGTTGCTTTAGATATATGTATATGCGTCTAAATAATGTTGTTGCCTTTTTGATCCCCTTTGGCCCTTGAGCATGTGTACCAACCAATAGtggcattttttttaatgtttagtTTGTCCATCTAATCTATGTGCCCCATGAAggaaactgttttttttttaagaattgctCCACCTGAAAAAGCTGTCCTTTTTTCTTTGCCATGGGATTCACTTGGTGTACAAGCACATGAACACCTTTCAGAGGTCATTTCACATGCATATGTATGGGCTAGATATTTCATATGGCAAGCAGTAGTGTGTCTTTTGATGGTATGCACTATTGCCAGCAGTGAAGAATTTCTTAGCAAAAATTCCTTTTCAGTAGATGATCCCAGCCCATTTCTTCTGCCTTAAGTAATGCTTGTTATGTGCACATTAAGATTTCAGTCACTACACAGATAGGCAAGTTGAACTAAAGCTATTAGGTGCAATATTTCAACTGAAGTCAACTAAGACATGCAACCATATCGATCTTGTTTTTGGTAGATAAATCTTTAAGCAAGCAGTTGCCACTTTGCTGATATCGCATTTCAAGTCAAAGCCAGAGTTTGCTTGCTGTGTAGTTTCATTATCAATGAGGACTGGTTCATTTGTTTGTGCGGAACAGGGGATCCATATATCTGACATTAATTAGGTTGCTCTTTTGTTTGACCATGGGTATGCTTTAATTTATTCAACTGTTGTAATGGTTAAATGTTTGGTCATTCCCTTTATGTTGTAAGTTCATCATGTTGATAGGGATGGAGTACTTCGATGCTAGGCGGAAGCCTCATAATGTTGGGAAAGTTATTGCAGCTCTGGTCCTCACAACACTATGtatatttattttgaagcaATCTCCTGGTTTTGGTGGCAGTAGTGTGGTAAGATgtctatatttctttttttctcttcttcttctttcatcCTTATTCCTTTAAATCTGCTTTTAAGATCAGCCTTTCCTCACGTTTTCATGTTTTGATTTGTAAGTCACTTTCTGCTACCTATAGGTTTAACTTTTGGACTTTTCTCAACTTACTTTCTCTTATGTTTTTCTTGTTACACAAAAAGCAATTTTAATTTTGAGTATCACCTGTATTATAGAATATGTCCTTGTATAACTAGCATAAAACAAAATGATGACTGCTATTGTAGTTGTTTCAATACACATATCTTCATTTCTGCTCTCAGTGCTAACAAGCAGGTGAGGAAAGTGACATCTCTCCATCCAATTGCCTTTGTTATTGCAATGTCTATTACATTAGTTCATGTTCCAACTTGATATTTCAATACACATATCTTCATTAGTTGTTTGCCACTTCTCGTTGCGGCAAGTTGATGCCTAAATGGCATCCTAACAAACTGTAGCTTTCAGCCACGAGACCTTCTGACAGCTAATCAATCTGCATAATAATTTTGACATGTTCCTGTTCAAGAAAACTACGATATGATTTGCAGATGTAAATATATCACATCTCTAAAACTACAGGCTAACTATCCAGTTCTTTAGAATAAAATGTTAAGAGACTGTTGCAGAGTGAAGGTCAAACATAGCACATTACTTTTGTTGTCTAGAAACATGTATAAGCTGCGATGCAGACCTAGTATGTGTATGGCTAAACTTGGATATGTTCCATCTGTTTTGACTTCTGTTGCTTAATCTTTCAACTCTTCATGCAAATCCGCCTGTTATGTTTCTTATGCTGCAATTATTATTATGCCATTCTTATATTTCCCCTATTTTTAATTCAACTGTATAACTGATTGTGGGGTTATGTATCTTGCAGTTTTCTCGCCATGAACCTGGTGTTACTCATGTCTTAGTAACAGGAGGAGCTGGCTATATTGGGTCACATGCTTCATTACGCCTGTTAAAGGACAATTATCGAGTTACCATTGTGGTAATTAAGTTTTCCTTTGTACTGAATTTCTGAACTGGTTTGTTCTTCAAATGCCACCCTTGATGGTTAATTGTGATTTTTAGGACAATCTTTCTAGAGGAAACATGGGAGCAGTAAAGGTTCTCCAAGAGTTGTTCCCCCAGCCAGGAAGACTTCAGTTTATCTATGCTGATCTTGGAGATCAAAAAACTGTATCCTCATTTTGTACTTCTAAATTACCTCCTCGTAATTTTTAAAATGTTCAAATGCCAGTTTTTCACTTAACTGGCTCCCAGGTCAACAAGATCTTTGCCGAAAATGCGTTTGATGCTGTTATGCACTTTGCTGCTGTTGCCTATGTGGGTGAGAGTACATTGGAACCCCTTAGGTAAGTCATTACCTTATTGACAGTTTGTCAGTTCCATGAGCTTGGGGGACCTCTTATTCTACTAACCCCTACAGACGTTACCATTGTACACACCCTTGTCTAATGGCCTAATTGTAGTGCTAGGGGAAAAGGTCCTTATGATAAAAAACAGTTTTCACTATTAATCCATGGTACTTGGTATGCTACAATGTTAACTCCATAATCAAGTGCTTTCTGATTTTTAGTTCTCAGATATTTATATTATCTGCTATCACAGATATGATGAACTGTATAATATATCTGAAACATGTCTAGTATATCTCTGATAATCTTAAGTATTTAACAGGTACTATCACAATATTACATCGAACACCTTATTGATTTTGGAGGCTATGGCGTCTCATGGAGTCAAGACCCTTATTTACTCTAGTACATGTGCCACCTATGGAGAACCAGAGAAGATGCCTATTGTAGAAACCACACGTCAGGTAATTAATTTATGATGGCCTCAAAACTGCAGTGTTTGGATTGTGCTGTGCTATTTCATCTTGTTGCTGGAAAGGCAAACTCAAGGCTGATGTGTAAATATTATGTACCTAATTGGTTAATAATTTACTCTGTTACAGTTACCAATTAATCCCTATGGAAAAGCTAAGAAAATGGCGGAGGACATCATACTAGATTTCACGAAGGGGAGAAAGGACATGGCTGTGATGATTTTAAGGTATGTTGTTTTTCCATGGATATAGGCTTGCAATTTCTGAACACAAAATTGGTATGTACTAACATGTCACCTTTTGCATTAGATATTTCAATGTTATTGGATCAGACCCAGAGGGAAGACTAGGTGAAGCTCCTAGACCTGAACTACGAGAGCATGGAAGGATATCCGGGGCATGCTTTGATGCTGCGTTAGGAATCATTCCAGGGCTGAAGGTATTTTCTCTTATACTTTGACTGTACAGTACCCCTGGTGTAAAGCATAATTTAGTGTATTACTACCATATATCAGCTTTGGATGTTGATAATAGCAATATGATATACCCATCTAGAAGATACTTGTTTTTTGAAGTATTATACCTGTATCCAGAGACTGAAACTACAGAAGATAATTTAGATTTGAAGCTGATACTTCATGAATCAATTGCAGGTTAAAGGAACAGATTATCCTACAACTGATGGAACCTGCATAAGAGACTACATTGATGTCACAGATCTTGTTGATGCTCATGTGAAAGCACTCAACAAGGCAGAGCCAAGTAAAGTTGGCATTTACAATGTTGGCACTGGAAGAGGTTTGACAATATGAGCTTTCTTTATTTACTTTGATTAAATGCAGTTCGCTCATGCTAGGACAGAATCAGATTTTAATTAAATGCTGCATTTGTTGGTTATTTTACATCAAATTTTTACGCTGGAATACACACAGATGGTTATTCTGGTAGAATAATTTTTTATTGTATGCTTATGAAAAATTGACTTCTCTTGTCAAATTATCTCCATTCTGCATTTTTACTCATGCATTTCTTGTGCTGTCAATAGTATATTCTAATATATGTATGATTGCTTTCAGGTCGTTCAGTCAAGGAGTTTGTGGATGCCTGCAAAAAGGCAACTGGAGTCAACATTAAAATTGAGTACCTCAGCAGGAGGCCAGGGGACTATGCTGAAGTATACAGTGACCCAACAAAGATCAACACGGAGCTCAACTGGACTGCTCAATATACCGACCTCAAGGAGAGCCTGTCAGTCGCTTGGAGATGGCAAAAGTCACATCCACGCGGATATGGGTCAAACTAAATATAGCTTGCTGATCAATAATTCTGCTGAATCGTcgatatattgatttttttagttaGTGGTATAGGATCTTGGTGCGATACCGCTTCCACAGTCACtcatttgttatttttttctctttttattttcaaagGTTTGTTGTTATTTTCTAGCAAAACCATAAGCAGTGATCTTGATATGCTGGAAATCCTGGAAGCCTTCCTGTAAGGGCAAATTTCATTGTTTTTTGACACAAATTGCTGATAAAAAGAAGTGTACATTGTCTCTTACCATTCTGAGATGCAAGCTTGTGAACTGAACTATAGACTACAAATATCCCTGTGTTTTGTTATCTATGGAATGCTCATCACCATTTCGTGCCAACTGTTGGGTACACGTGTATTGTTAAGCAGTATCAAATCAGGCGTTGTTCTTGTGCAGCCTCACCTGCTACGCATTTTCAGGCAACCGGTTTGACATGCTCATGTTGTTTTGTCAGATCAGGCATGCTTAGGTTGTCATTAACAAACTTTCAGTACCAACTTGATTTCCCATGAATGAGCCTGGGGgttgttttcaaattttgtttgGTCTACATTTGACTTCTGTTTGAAGGTGGCAGCATGGCAGAGTTATACTGTTACAAATCATAtaatccctccgttttttaatagatgacgccgttgactttttctcacatgtatgaccattcgtcttattcaaaaaatttatgtaattataatttattttgttataggttgttttatcactcatagtactttaagtgtgatttatatcttatatatttgcataaaatttttgaataagacgaatggtcaaaca encodes:
- the LOC4344584 gene encoding probable UDP-arabinose 4-epimerase 3; translation: MIPLNRRASQTRGGMEYFDARRKPHNVGKVIAALVLTTLCIFILKQSPGFGGSSVFSRHEPGVTHVLVTGGAGYIGSHASLRLLKDNYRVTIVDNLSRGNMGAVKVLQELFPQPGRLQFIYADLGDQKTVNKIFAENAFDAVMHFAAVAYVGESTLEPLRYYHNITSNTLLILEAMASHGVKTLIYSSTCATYGEPEKMPIVETTRQLPINPYGKAKKMAEDIILDFTKGRKDMAVMILRYFNVIGSDPEGRLGEAPRPELREHGRISGACFDAALGIIPGLKVKGTDYPTTDGTCIRDYIDVTDLVDAHVKALNKAEPSKVGIYNVGTGRGRSVKEFVDACKKATGVNIKIEYLSRRPGDYAEVYSDPTKINTELNWTAQYTDLKESLSVAWRWQKSHPRGYGSN